Part of the Nicotiana sylvestris chromosome 5, ASM39365v2, whole genome shotgun sequence genome is shown below.
aacaagaattgcaactgcaAATCGTGGAGGAAGTTCGTCTACAAAcgtttgtataaaggtgtataaaagtgtataatagtgtataagatgtgtttatacactcatatacactattatataagattatacaaaaaactgacttcgtcttcttccttgcgtcttttctgaaatttaactcaaatctactccaaatcacttcaaatttaaattttgaactccttttgatatttgcAATCAATtagaacaacacccaatccaaacaactaacaaactcaaaaaattaTATTTTCGAAAGTAAAGCTTTGAATggccttcaatggtggacttctacttttcaattttcttacattgcaaccagGTGACACAGGGGGAGAAGCAGGGAGGGGGGGGAGCAGAAAATACATgaccccttgaagcatatgtagaagatgtgagaagaaaagagagtgaaagcaatggttgtgagaatACATATTTAACTCCATaacttttagaagcaatggttgtaagaacacagattttgaatttgctagtACTTTCAAAATACGTACAATATGGGCTATGcaggtaaaacttaaaaacatgggcCATTTTTTCTTATGATATAgagtcatgtgtattttcttgtaattctttctaaaATTATTGACCTTGGGATGCTACAATTTGGGTGAGCACTTGAATAACTCACGTAAGATCCACATTAGAAGAACTTGGTTCGGAAGAGAAGACTAGAGGTGGATCATGAATGGCATCGGAGGAGATGGAGGAGGAACTTGCTAGAGCATTTCACGTGATTCACATAAAGACTAAGAAGATGACAATGCATATAATTTACCAtggttaaatgattaaaattcaTATACAAAACACATGTCATATATGTATTGATTTGGTATAAACACCCGATGTAGGTAAGATTTCACCGGTGCGGGGTATCGAACAGTTGTTTGTAAAGGGCTGTGCACCGCAATAGAGATAGTGAAACGTGGAACCTGCGAAGATTAAATGACAGcatcatatatgtatatatataagtaCCTAGGAGGTACAAAATAGAGGAGATAATCAACTCATATTCAGCTCTTAAGGAGTCAATTAAATACATAAGGTTCCCTAAATCCTTCACTGTATCCCCCCTGTTCCAAAAATACAAGTACTAAACATCTATCTTTTACAAAAGCAATATGTTTTTCTTTCCATCAAAACACTTATGATTTCTCTCTAACGAAATAGTCCAGATGACCCACTTCAAGATTTTACATTTCTTTGTAGCCCGGCCCCTCCTCGTTCCATGGCAACATGAGGATTTCTGTCGGAAGATCTTCCGAATTAATAGATGTATTCTCCTAATTTTTGACTAGGTAGCAAATTTCTAACATCGCACTTTGTTCGGGACCATCAACAATCTCTCCTCTGACTTGTTCAAGCTCCTGCGCATGAGTGTTGACGGTGAGAGCTTCCTCATACTGTAGATCTTCAGTGAAATTTCTCTGTCGCCGATCTGAGTTGTCCCCAAAATCTTCATTAATTCTAAGAGTTCTTTAACTCATCTGAGATTCCATTCCATTTGCCATAGCAGGAGATAAATCGATCAACTAACCAAGAAGTTAGCAAAGTTCAAGTATTTCCAATTACAATAAAGGCATAAAAATCTAAGAGTCCCTTAATTACATAATTCTAAAATGGTAGATGTGCATGAACAAATAACACTTGTACAAAATGAAGCCCTTGACAATAAAGGAAGAAAGAGCACAGATACACTTGCACAACATGAAGCCTTGACTATAAAGGAAAAAATAGCATAAACAGTACCTGAAAGAAATATCGGGCTCAATCTAAGAGAAGACATCAAAGTCCAATGAGTAAAAGTCCAAGAGTTTTCttcagaaaaaagaagaaaaaaagtctAAGAGTTAGCTAAAAGGACTCAACAGGTGACAATTGTTATAGGTTAGattttttaattcttttcttattcatttttgttttttgattttgTCGGGAGTAGGGAGTAAAAGGGGAAAATGCCTAGACATCTCCAGGTGCAACCATTTAAGAACATCAAAAGAAGGCCACTAAAGCATTTGAGATTACATGTTCGAGATCTACTTACACAGCACGAGGTAAAATCATAAGTAATAAGTTTAGGTTTTAGCCCATTCGCATGACCTAATATCAAAAGTTTCATGAGACATACACAAATTTAATGAATGGTTTCAAAAAACATATACAGCTTTGTCATACTCAGTAAATCACAAAATTCTTACCAGCAAATTCGATAGTATCCTCTTCTGCAGAGCTGGTGAATTGAAGCATAAACAGTGGTTGAGTTGGTCAGCAGGAGTGCAGGACCAGCACAAACAAGGGACGGATATACAGTACATGAATCTGTCCAGTCTGCAACAGGAAATATAGAAAGTAATGATATAAGTGAAAGCTCCATTTCctgattttcgtttttaatatgcCCCACATTTCTCGGGCGGACAAATTCTTAAAAGGTAATTGATAAATTATATATTAgtttgaaaatggaaaaaaatgagCATGTCACTGCCTCACAGTAGACAAGCATATCAATTAATTTTAGAAACTTAGCTTACTTAGAAATGTCTGGTAAGACCTTAAAACTAACAAATAGATACGTACTCTTGTTTCGAAGAGAGAATTTGTTATGGTGATTTAAAAGAGTCTAATATTTCTAACTTTACTTGCATCAAATGACAGTTATGTAACTACACCCACTAGAGAAAAGTAAATATTTAAAAGAACGAAAGAATTGCCTTCATAAAAATCTCTGTTCCATTATAGAGTTCGGGATTCATCATTCACAGGACAGTACAACAGCGTGAGAAGAACAAATAAATTTCCTGCAGCACCTATACCATAACGATATCAACCTTAAAGGTCAAAATTTCTGTCTAGAACTATGGGCACATGTTACCAGTAATCCCCACATGAACAAACACCATCCTTGAAGTGATGAAAGCGATTAGAGTCCCTcacaataatctctctctctctctctctctctctctctctctctctctctctctctctctctctctctctctctctgttatCTTAGAAATAAGTTTCAGCTGTAGAGATTTCTCTTTTTCAGCCCAAGTAATAGCCCTGTTTGCAGCTATTTGCTCCAGTAATGTTAGGTCTTCAAGTAGCTTATTTTGTTGAGCTGCCAGTTTACTAAAGGTCTCCCTGTTCCACTCTGTGATGTCCTTTAATCTTCTCAGTTTTTGCATTAGGATGAAATCCGGACTGCCTCCAATTGAGTAACTTTGCCACCAACTTTTGATGTTATCTGTAAAACCTTCTACTTGAAGCCACATGTTTTCAAACTTAAAATAGGAGGGGTTTGCTTCCCAATTCCCACACTCCAGAAGTAAAGGCCTGTGGTCAGAGACTACTCTTGGCAGAGCTAGTTGTTTAATTGCATTAAAATTCTCATCCCATTCATGGGAAATTAGGAACCTGTCTATTCTGGATGCTTGCATAGACTCTGCCCCCCTGAACCATGTATAGTAAGCCCCCAAGAGAGGCAAATCTATGATATCCAAGTCCTGTATTGTGGTTGTGAACGATCTCATAGCCCTtgacctcctaacacaattgtatcttTCACTCTCATATTTGCACACAATGAAATCACCCCCTATCACCCATTGCTCATCCCATATGCCCCTGATGGCTGCCAATTCATGCCAGAAAACCTCCCTCTCTGGGTTCGTGTGAGGCCCATATACCCCTGTAAAACACCACCTAAAATGCTCTTGTGTACTTCCAAACATACAAGAGATAGTGTATAGCCCCTGATGAACCCCTTTGTTTGCCCAGTATCTTTTATCCCATAGCACTAGAATACCACCACTCCTCCCTTTTGATTTCAGCTCTACCCATTCAACCCATATGTTCCCCCCATATTTGTCTTATCCAAACGGGTGACCATTCTTCCACTTTTGTTTCTTGTAGACACACTACATCCGCTCTCCATTTTTGAACTAAAGATTTGATTGTAGTCCTCTTATCTGCCTCATTGAGGCCTGCACATTCCAACTAAGGATTTGATCTTCATCCAGAAAATGCTTTGCAAGTCCTGTCCCTGTCCCCCGACTTCTTACCATCTGAATTCATCCCCCACTTCAATCTTTCCAGTTCTAAAGTTTgttttttcttcccctttttacTGGCCTTGATTGCAAGTTCTTGTTTTTGAATTTGTTCTTGTCTTCTCTGTTCCATTTGAAGAACCATGCCAAGGATCTCATGTTCGAACCCAGCAGCATTTATCCCAAAAGCTTTGCATGCCTTTAGCAACACAGATTTTGTCCATCTTGATGTCTCAATAACAGCAGGGGTGTTGATATCATTAGATGGAACCAATGAAGAAGACCCCGTTCCAGACCAAGGAAGAAGAAGAGTATCACAGGAGGAGAACTCTACATCAGAGCTACTTACTGTTTCGAAGTCTTTAATCCGAGGAGGTCTTGGAATGATCATGGTCATCGGCTATGCTTCATCATCTGCTTCCGATGAAATATCACATGCAATTCCCATAGACTGTTGCTTTTTTCTAGAGCCTTCTGTATTTGCAATCTCGACTGAAAGAGGATCGAAGTAATTTTCAAGTCTAATAGGGCTATTTTTACATGTGCATGGGTCCAGAATTGGCCCGATAGCCAACCATTCTTGTCTTGTGGCTTTCCCCCTTTTATTCAGCTTGGGCTTGGGCCCCTTAGAATAATACGAACGGTCCAATTTAAGGCCCGAATTATTAACAGCCTTTTTGCCTTGTCTTCTGGTAGGGTTAGGGTTAAGCTTCTGATGACGTGGTGGAACCACTTTTATAGGGGCTACTTTAATCAGATTTGAATTAAAGTTAATGTGACCGCTGGGTTCTTTGACTTGGACCACTAGATAATACATAGACTCCTTCGCTTGACTCGAGGAAGCCATGTCTGCAACTTCCTCCTTTCTTCCTTTGACAGTAGCAACGTCGCCGGTAAAGGTGATTAGTTTGGCTACCTGATCCTCCAAGATTGAGATTTTATATCTCAAATCGCCAAGTACCGGTCTGCTTCTCTTGGGGGATCCAAATCTCCTCTTTTTACACAGATTCTAGCCCAAAAAAGATGAGATCTATTCTTTGTGTCTTCATCTATGCAGACAAACCCACCACATAGATCTCCGATGTATTGAAAGGAGCTCATTGTCCAGCCATGCaatggaattccaaaaactttcacCCATCTTTGGTTGACCTCTTTACTCACCGAAGAGGTTCCAGTTACTGGCGACCACCAATCGAGGGAAAGATGACGGCCATTCCAAAACCAGTCACCGGCCTTCACTCTAGCAGCCTCTTGTTTTGATGGAAACTCAAAGAGAAATTTATTGTGCGTCATGGgtgtgactctgaggcctgccgTTACCTGCCATCTGGTGACGAACCATTTTTGGATGACTTCAGTGTTGGGGCTTTTGTTGAAAGGGTCATTGAAGCATCCGACCAAGCACTTCGAAAGAAAATGGAGATTCTCATCTGTGACTTCATTGGGGGCCTTCACATTTCGCTCATCCTGTAGCTTTGGCCATTATGACATTGCAGTAGCAGTTAGAAAGGACTTGTTTTGCAAGTCAGAGATTGTCCTGTATTTGTTGTTTGAAGCTTCCCCCAGGAACTGTAAAATTTTCCCTGCTATGTCCCCCCATCCCCTGTTGTAAACTGCCTCTGGTACTATGATTGCTGCTTTTCCAGCCCCCATTCTTGTTTCAATTCTGATGTATCTGCCATAACTGTTATAGTTCTGATAAACCCTGTAAAGGTAAGTCTGAATCTTCCTTCCCCATCTCCTGTAAAGGTTCCCATATCCCCGTGAAGCTTGTTGTAATTGTTCACATACCCATCTGAGATTATCTTCGTCTATTGTAATTCTGCTTGTAAATCTCCGACCACGCTCTACCCATGTGTACCAGCCTTCGCTTTCTTCGAACAATTCAAAAGATTTATCCCCTGAGACAAAAAAGGTCTTCCCTCCCATTAGATACGGGAGAGGGCTCACCGGAAAGAGAGttagagagagagaaaaatagGAGGCACATATCCCAAGTCAGAGCACTTTTCTCATACTAACATTGAAGAGCCCTTAGTCAATCTCTAGTTTTTTTCAAGTAACTCTTACCACAGATAGAGAAAATGAGAAGTACGAAATAGAAAAAACAGGTTTGAAGTTTTCAAATTCGGGAGAACAAAATCGGGATCTGTAGAGTTCTGATGAGACCTCTTCAAACTCAATCTAAGAGAAGACAAGTCCAATGAGTAAAAGTCCAAGAGCTAACTACttcggaaaaaaaaaagaaaaaaaaaaaaagtccaaGAGTTAGCTAAAAGGACTCAACAGGTGACAATTGTTATAGGTTagatttttttaattcttttcttattcatttttgttttttgattttgTCGGGAGTAGGGAGTAAAG
Proteins encoded:
- the LOC138869092 gene encoding uncharacterized protein, whose amino-acid sequence is MFGSTQEHFRWCFTGVYGPHTNPEREVFWHELAAIRGIWDEQWVIGGDFIVCKYESERYNCVRRSRAMRSFTTTIQDLDIIDLPLLGAYYTWFRGAESMQASRIDRFLISHEWDENFNAIKQLALPRVVSDHRPLLLECGNWEANPSYFKFENMWLQVEGFTDNIKSWWQSYSIGGSPDFILMQKLRRLKDITEWNRETFSKLAAQQNKLLEDLTLLEQIAANRAITWAEKEKSLQLKLISKITERERERERERERERERERERERLL